From the Alkalibacter rhizosphaerae genome, one window contains:
- the rfbB gene encoding dTDP-glucose 4,6-dehydratase: MKTLLVTGGAGFIGSNFINGILVHNKEVQIINLDALTYAGNMENMEEFLSHTRHQWIHGDIRDKSIVELIFQENEIDAVVHFAAETHVDRSIEGPEVFVSTNVMGTQILLESALNSWKKAKDMKNKRFVQISTDEVYGALGETGLFTECSSIDPSSPYAASKAGADLLVQSYYKTYGLPVNITRCSNNYGPNQHKEKFIPMIIQKALRDEKAPIYGNGLQIRDWIHVEDHCAGIEAVLNGARPGEIYNIGASCERTNLDVAKEILQILGKSITLLKHVPDRLGHDRRYAIDNRKLMNELDWKPNRKFDESLRETVSWYQYKLENR, translated from the coding sequence ATGAAGACACTCTTGGTCACCGGCGGAGCCGGCTTTATCGGCAGCAATTTCATAAATGGGATCCTTGTCCATAATAAAGAGGTGCAGATCATCAATCTGGATGCATTGACCTATGCCGGTAATATGGAAAACATGGAAGAATTCTTGAGCCATACAAGGCATCAATGGATCCATGGAGATATTCGAGACAAAAGTATTGTAGAATTGATATTTCAAGAAAATGAGATCGATGCAGTCGTTCACTTCGCAGCAGAAACCCACGTGGACCGAAGCATCGAAGGGCCGGAGGTCTTTGTTTCAACGAATGTCATGGGGACCCAAATTCTTCTGGAGTCTGCATTAAACTCCTGGAAAAAGGCCAAGGACATGAAGAACAAGAGGTTTGTTCAAATTTCTACGGATGAAGTGTACGGTGCCCTTGGGGAAACAGGTTTGTTCACAGAGTGCTCCTCCATCGATCCATCCAGCCCTTATGCGGCATCCAAGGCAGGAGCTGATTTGTTGGTTCAGTCGTATTATAAAACCTACGGGCTACCAGTCAACATCACGCGATGCAGCAACAATTACGGACCAAACCAGCATAAAGAAAAATTCATACCCATGATCATCCAAAAAGCCTTGCGTGATGAGAAAGCCCCGATTTATGGTAATGGACTACAAATCCGTGATTGGATCCATGTAGAGGATCATTGTGCCGGGATCGAAGCGGTCTTAAACGGTGCTAGACCTGGAGAGATTTATAATATAGGCGCATCATGTGAAAGAACAAACCTAGATGTAGCAAAAGAGATCCTTCAAATTTTGGGAAAATCGATCACGCTACTGAAGCATGTACCTGATCGCTTGGGACACGATCGCCGATATGCTATCGACAACCGAAAATTGATGAATGAATTGGATTGGAAACCAAATCGAAAATTTGACGAAAGCCTGAGGGAAACGGTATCTTGGTATCAGTATAAATTGGAGAATCGGTGA
- a CDS encoding four helix bundle protein, with amino-acid sequence MESWKVGQWTGKAFELPDQLKADQLKTKETVGFTMYEDTSKLIVWQKAQELVLKIYEVTKNFPKDEQFGLTSQFRRAAVSIPSNIVEGKARGSNKDYNRFLLIARGSLEEVKYQMFLARDLKYIDEQKYKELLNLAMEVGRLLAGLIRKLG; translated from the coding sequence GTGGAAAGTTGGAAAGTTGGACAGTGGACAGGAAAAGCTTTTGAACTTCCTGACCAACTGAAAGCCGACCAACTGAAGACTAAAGAAACCGTAGGTTTCACTATGTATGAAGATACTAGTAAATTGATAGTATGGCAAAAGGCACAAGAGTTGGTCTTAAAAATATATGAGGTCACAAAAAACTTTCCAAAAGACGAGCAGTTCGGCTTGACTTCGCAGTTTAGAAGAGCAGCTGTTTCAATACCCAGCAACATAGTTGAAGGTAAAGCTAGAGGTTCTAATAAAGATTATAACAGGTTTTTACTGATTGCTAGAGGCTCACTAGAAGAAGTGAAATATCAGATGTTCTTAGCTAGAGATTTGAAATATATAGATGAACAAAAGTATAAAGAGCTATTAAATTTAGCAATGGAAGTAGGAAGACTATTGGCAGGATTAATTAGGAAATTGGGGTGA
- a CDS encoding CpsD/CapB family tyrosine-protein kinase, producing the protein MVTSTLPKEGKTTLAYNNAKSWHEVGENVLLLDGDMRKSRIKEYLNMETNLGLTHVLQGKGRVTDAIMEDPATGLQILLAGEPTLESTALLEKGRFVALLEELKRSYDRIVVDTPTYGAIADATIIAGSCDGVVLVVEEDRTKIEDAAKVIDQLGEIRAELIGVVLTKATLPENLNMQASYYNL; encoded by the coding sequence ATGGTGACCAGCACCCTGCCAAAAGAAGGGAAAACCACTCTAGCTTATAATAATGCAAAAAGCTGGCATGAAGTTGGCGAGAATGTCCTCCTTCTTGATGGGGACATGCGAAAATCCAGGATAAAAGAATATCTTAACATGGAAACCAACCTGGGGTTGACACATGTGTTGCAGGGAAAAGGAAGAGTCACCGATGCTATCATGGAAGACCCTGCCACCGGCTTGCAGATCCTATTGGCCGGAGAGCCCACGTTGGAGTCGACGGCATTGTTGGAGAAGGGCCGATTCGTTGCTTTGCTGGAAGAGTTGAAAAGATCCTATGACCGGATCGTGGTGGATACGCCCACCTATGGCGCGATCGCAGATGCAACGATCATTGCCGGATCATGCGATGGAGTTGTGTTGGTGGTAGAGGAAGATCGGACCAAAATAGAGGATGCAGCTAAAGTGATCGATCAATTAGGCGAAATAAGAGCGGAATTGATCGGTGTCGTACTGACGAAAGCAACATTGCCTGAAAATTTGAACATGCAGGCTTCCTACTATAATCTATAA
- the rfbA gene encoding glucose-1-phosphate thymidylyltransferase RfbA: MKGIILAGGTGSRLFPITKTVNKHLLPIYDKPMIYYPLSVLMLAGIRNILLITNPEDVDSFRRLFEDGSRLGISLKYMIQENPRGIADAILIGEEFIQNESVCVILGDNVFYGLDLTKILLQAQENKSGATVFGYPVKDARDFGVLEFGEDAQVLSIEEKPTKPRSNFAIPGLYFYDNKAVKIAKKLKPSARKELEITDLNREYLQRGELHGIQMGRGMAWLDTGTPHGLIKAAEFVEVIQSRQGFYIACIEEIAWRRGFIDENQLYELGKEMNMTEYGKYILSLLEGYSSK; encoded by the coding sequence ATGAAAGGGATCATACTGGCAGGCGGAACTGGAAGCAGACTGTTCCCCATAACGAAAACCGTCAACAAACACCTTTTACCCATTTACGATAAACCGATGATTTATTATCCATTATCCGTTCTGATGCTTGCCGGGATCCGCAATATCCTGCTCATTACGAATCCGGAAGATGTGGATTCTTTTCGACGTCTCTTTGAGGATGGTTCTCGCTTGGGGATCTCATTGAAATACATGATACAGGAAAATCCCAGAGGCATTGCAGATGCCATCTTGATCGGGGAAGAGTTCATTCAAAATGAGAGTGTTTGCGTGATCTTGGGAGACAATGTCTTTTATGGGTTAGACCTGACAAAAATACTTCTTCAAGCACAGGAAAACAAAAGTGGCGCCACAGTTTTTGGCTACCCGGTCAAGGATGCCAGAGATTTTGGCGTCCTTGAATTTGGGGAAGATGCTCAAGTGTTGTCCATTGAAGAAAAACCAACAAAGCCGAGATCCAATTTTGCCATTCCAGGTTTGTATTTCTATGACAACAAGGCGGTGAAAATTGCGAAGAAGTTGAAACCATCTGCCAGGAAAGAACTGGAGATCACGGACTTGAACAGGGAGTACTTACAGCGTGGAGAGCTTCACGGGATCCAGATGGGTCGGGGCATGGCCTGGTTGGATACCGGGACCCCTCATGGATTGATCAAAGCCGCAGAGTTTGTAGAAGTCATACAGTCCAGGCAAGGATTTTATATCGCGTGTATTGAAGAAATCGCTTGGCGGCGTGGTTTCATCGATGAAAATCAGTTATATGAGTTGGGGAAAGAAATGAACATGACAGAATATGGGAAGTACATTCTTTCCCTGTTGGAAGGATATTCAAGCAAATGA
- a CDS encoding transposase has translation MATYSKEFKDKLIKLMLPPENRSIKELVDEYHVHEQTLYKWRKKAKAKGTVYQDHAGSKQKYSKEMQLQIIIETSPLNNHELSEYCRRKGIYAEEIEVWKQAFITGETAEESKVKKELKDSQAELKLTKKELERKEKALAEAAALLVLKKKMQAIWSSDEED, from the coding sequence ATGGCTACCTACAGTAAAGAATTTAAAGACAAATTAATCAAGTTGATGTTACCACCCGAAAACAGGTCCATTAAGGAACTGGTTGATGAGTATCATGTTCATGAACAAACCCTGTATAAATGGCGTAAAAAGGCAAAAGCCAAAGGGACGGTCTATCAGGATCATGCAGGCTCCAAACAAAAATATTCTAAAGAAATGCAGTTGCAAATCATTATTGAGACCAGTCCACTCAACAACCATGAGCTCTCAGAATATTGCCGACGCAAAGGCATATATGCGGAGGAAATCGAAGTCTGGAAGCAAGCATTCATCACCGGTGAAACAGCTGAAGAATCCAAGGTCAAAAAAGAACTTAAGGACAGTCAAGCAGAGCTTAAACTTACAAAAAAGGAACTGGAGCGCAAGGAGAAAGCTCTTGCCGAAGCTGCCGCACTCTTGGTATTAAAAAAAAAGATGCAAGCGATTTGGAGTTCGGACGAGGAAGATTGA
- a CDS encoding sugar transferase encodes MYMKVKRLIDILLSAIGLIVLSPIFAILIIAIKLDSPGPVLFKQKRVGIHKSHFSILKFRTMRIDTPKDTPTHLLENPDQWITTVGKFLRKTSLDELPQIINIFKGEMSIIGPRPALWNQYDLINERDKYGANDVPVGLTGWAQINGRDELPIEIKAKLDGEYVDKISFLFDVKCFVGTIFSVLRSEGVVEGGTGSNDKGKNI; translated from the coding sequence ATGTACATGAAAGTAAAAAGACTAATTGATATATTACTATCGGCGATCGGGTTAATCGTTCTTTCTCCGATATTTGCAATACTAATCATCGCAATCAAGCTTGACTCCCCTGGACCTGTTCTTTTTAAACAGAAGAGAGTTGGAATCCATAAGAGTCATTTCAGTATATTGAAGTTTCGAACTATGCGAATTGACACACCAAAGGACACGCCTACGCATCTGTTAGAAAATCCGGATCAGTGGATTACAACGGTAGGTAAGTTCCTACGTAAAACTTCTCTGGACGAGTTACCTCAAATCATCAATATATTTAAAGGTGAGATGAGTATCATCGGTCCAAGACCGGCGCTTTGGAATCAGTATGATCTTATTAACGAGCGAGATAAATACGGTGCCAATGACGTGCCGGTTGGCCTTACAGGCTGGGCGCAAATTAATGGTAGAGATGAATTGCCTATAGAGATAAAAGCAAAATTAGACGGGGAATATGTTGATAAAATCAGTTTCTTGTTTGATGTTAAATGTTTTGTTGGAACAATATTTTCAGTGCTAAGATCAGAAGGGGTAGTTGAGGGCGGTACAGGCAGTAATGATAAGGGCAAGAATATTTAG
- a CDS encoding IS3 family transposase, which produces MTSQSNRIKVVVAIDEAVLSGARQFKACEVVGISERTYQRWKVQGNDTKDGRPDALRPIPANKLHLEEEKRILEVMNQKEHRSLSPNQVFHKLIDKEGIYIASVSSFYRVLRYFGQVNHRGYAKAPISKNITTHCATGPNQVWMWDITWLPGPVKGIYYYLYMIIDLFSRKVVGWEIWDHESSENASVLVKKAAYSENVLMKNEPLVLHSDNGSPMKGASLLTTLYNLGIVRSNSRPRVSNDNAYIESMFRTVKYMPSFPHNGFSDIETARRWVDAFVDYYNNDHHHSSLKFLTPNQRHNGSSDEILQRRKEILETAKAKNPERWTGPVQNCTMEQAVWLNPSKEKNSEKAC; this is translated from the coding sequence TTGACCAGCCAATCAAATCGCATCAAAGTGGTTGTGGCCATCGACGAAGCAGTCCTTTCTGGAGCCAGACAGTTCAAGGCTTGCGAAGTCGTCGGTATCAGCGAGAGGACCTACCAGCGCTGGAAAGTTCAAGGTAACGATACAAAAGACGGTCGTCCGGATGCGCTAAGACCCATACCTGCAAACAAGCTGCATTTGGAGGAGGAGAAGAGGATCCTGGAGGTGATGAACCAAAAGGAACATCGAAGCCTTTCACCAAATCAAGTCTTTCATAAGCTCATTGATAAAGAAGGAATATATATCGCTTCGGTTTCAAGTTTTTATCGGGTCTTGAGATATTTTGGTCAAGTCAATCATCGGGGCTATGCAAAAGCACCCATAAGCAAGAATATTACAACACATTGTGCAACAGGCCCCAATCAGGTCTGGATGTGGGATATCACCTGGCTTCCAGGACCCGTGAAAGGAATATACTATTACCTGTACATGATCATTGATTTATTCAGCCGCAAAGTGGTTGGCTGGGAGATCTGGGATCACGAGAGTTCTGAAAACGCCAGTGTTCTTGTGAAGAAGGCTGCGTACTCTGAAAATGTATTGATGAAGAACGAGCCTTTGGTGTTACATTCTGATAACGGAAGTCCGATGAAAGGTGCTTCCTTGTTGACAACGCTGTATAATCTAGGGATCGTGCGATCCAACAGCAGGCCAAGAGTGAGCAATGACAATGCTTATATTGAGTCAATGTTCCGAACGGTCAAATACATGCCATCTTTTCCCCATAATGGATTTTCAGATATTGAAACTGCCCGCAGATGGGTCGATGCCTTCGTTGATTATTATAATAATGACCACCACCACAGCAGCTTGAAATTTTTGACTCCCAACCAAAGACACAATGGATCGTCCGATGAGATCCTTCAAAGAAGAAAAGAAATACTGGAAACTGCAAAGGCAAAGAACCCTGAACGATGGACCGGACCGGTTCAAAACTGCACCATGGAACAAGCCGTTTGGCTGAATCCATCAAAAGAAAAAAACAGTGAAAAAGCATGCTAG
- a CDS encoding LCP family protein, whose translation MKKAGDKMPSAARIRKNQKEKKKRQRRRRILIGVFIGILVLFVGVYAYLSSLLGQADQVDIDESDLGLVEDPGKVDINLSNKNIVNIALFGIDTRNGDYSNSLSDTILIATLDFDHKKLKLTSVMRDTFASIPDKDYKKINSAFAYGGPTLAIKTLNTNYDMNITDFATVNFEAMEKIVDAVGGVEIDIKPYELNEINVAINHQNKNIGTNTQKLESSGRQVLDGGQALAYSRIRKVGNADFERTERQRTVLEQVLNKVLKDRSITKAMRFADSLLPYVQTSMSRSEILSIGTKVMTSGTTNLVNTRIPLDDHVKNATINGGAVLLPTSLIDNVAYLHNFIYENDEFEPSDRLQDINDTMAQY comes from the coding sequence TTGAAAAAAGCAGGTGACAAAATGCCCAGTGCAGCAAGAATAAGAAAGAACCAAAAGGAAAAAAAGAAAAGACAAAGAAGGCGCCGGATCCTGATCGGCGTATTTATCGGAATCTTGGTATTGTTCGTTGGCGTGTATGCCTATTTAAGTTCTCTTCTTGGTCAAGCGGATCAGGTGGATATCGATGAAAGTGACTTGGGGCTCGTGGAAGACCCGGGAAAAGTAGATATAAACCTCTCCAATAAAAACATCGTAAATATCGCTTTATTTGGGATCGATACGCGTAATGGCGACTACAGTAATTCATTGTCTGACACCATATTGATCGCCACTTTAGATTTTGACCATAAAAAGCTAAAGCTAACATCGGTCATGCGTGATACTTTTGCCAGCATTCCAGATAAAGACTACAAAAAAATTAACAGTGCTTTTGCGTACGGTGGACCAACTCTCGCCATCAAAACACTTAATACAAATTACGACATGAATATAACAGATTTCGCAACTGTAAATTTCGAGGCAATGGAAAAAATCGTGGATGCCGTTGGTGGTGTAGAAATTGATATTAAACCGTATGAATTAAATGAAATCAACGTTGCTATTAATCATCAAAATAAAAATATTGGTACAAATACACAGAAATTAGAATCATCTGGAAGACAAGTATTAGACGGTGGTCAAGCGCTCGCTTACAGCCGTATCCGAAAAGTAGGCAATGCCGATTTCGAACGTACTGAACGCCAACGAACCGTCCTGGAACAAGTACTCAACAAAGTCCTGAAAGACCGGTCTATCACCAAAGCCATGCGCTTTGCAGACAGTTTGCTGCCTTACGTACAAACCAGCATGTCCCGCAGTGAGATCTTAAGCATCGGAACCAAAGTAATGACTTCCGGAACCACTAATTTGGTAAATACTCGGATCCCCTTGGATGACCATGTGAAAAACGCCACCATTAACGGCGGTGCTGTGTTGCTACCAACTTCTTTGATCGACAATGTTGCTTACCTGCACAACTTCATCTACGAAAACGATGAATTCGAGCCAAGTGACCGCTTGCAGGACATCAACGATACCATGGCACAATACTAA
- a CDS encoding CDP-glycerol glycerophosphotransferase family protein, which produces MKGLRARIDYLLKHYLIIQNVYKITMSTVFRIIGFILPINNKMILFNAHGRKYNDSPKAIYLKMIEDKRFEGYEFVWALDGPENYDIPGCKKVQMDTFAYFITALKSKYWISCVNIERGLSFKKKNTIYLNTWHGTPLKYVGNAVKGRNDFDFSNIDLFCSAGQFEKDIYIKDFKVSEKAIINTGLPRNDYLYNYNLKQVNVIKNKLGLPLDKKIILYAPTWRDSTDVGRSYSIKPPIDFKCWKEKLGDEWIVLIRVHAYTNKILGLKFNDFIRDFSSYPEINELMIVSDLLISDYSAIIFDYSILEKPIFCFGYDYEQYKKERGLYIELEKELPNGVTKTETELIDKILRMNYSRESLNTKKFKEKYLNYGGNATNLCIENIINK; this is translated from the coding sequence ATGAAAGGTTTGAGAGCAAGAATTGATTATTTATTAAAACATTATTTGATTATTCAAAATGTTTATAAAATTACAATGAGTACAGTGTTTAGAATAATTGGGTTTATTTTGCCTATAAATAATAAAATGATTTTGTTTAATGCTCATGGGCGAAAATATAATGATAGCCCAAAAGCAATTTATTTAAAGATGATAGAAGACAAGAGATTCGAAGGTTACGAGTTTGTGTGGGCATTGGATGGGCCGGAAAATTATGATATACCTGGTTGCAAAAAAGTGCAAATGGACACCTTTGCTTATTTCATAACAGCACTAAAGTCTAAATATTGGATTTCTTGTGTGAATATCGAAAGAGGATTGAGTTTTAAGAAAAAAAATACAATCTATCTTAATACATGGCATGGAACACCATTGAAATATGTTGGGAATGCAGTAAAGGGTAGAAATGATTTTGACTTCTCAAATATTGATTTGTTTTGTTCTGCTGGCCAGTTTGAAAAAGACATATATATTAAAGATTTTAAAGTTTCTGAAAAAGCAATAATTAATACAGGGTTGCCGAGAAATGATTATTTGTATAATTATAATTTGAAACAAGTTAACGTGATTAAAAATAAATTAGGTCTACCTCTTGATAAAAAAATAATTCTATATGCACCAACTTGGAGAGATAGCACAGATGTTGGGAGAAGTTATTCGATTAAACCACCAATTGACTTTAAATGCTGGAAAGAAAAGCTCGGCGATGAGTGGATAGTTTTAATTAGAGTACATGCTTATACAAATAAAATTCTAGGATTAAAATTTAATGACTTTATTAGAGATTTTTCATCTTATCCAGAAATTAATGAATTAATGATTGTTTCAGATTTATTGATATCTGACTATTCAGCAATAATATTTGATTACTCGATACTGGAGAAACCTATATTTTGTTTTGGTTATGATTATGAGCAGTATAAAAAAGAAAGAGGATTATATATCGAGCTTGAGAAAGAATTACCGAACGGGGTAACAAAAACAGAAACGGAATTAATTGATAAAATATTGCGAATGAATTATTCAAGGGAGTCTCTAAATACCAAAAAATTTAAAGAAAAATATCTGAATTATGGTGGAAACGCAACAAATTTATGTATTGAAAATATAATAAATAAATAG
- a CDS encoding IS110 family transposase: MIYVGIDVAKDKHDCFIVSSEGEIIKDVFTISNSIEGFNSLLLAIPDVPKDKIRVGLEATGHYSINLMNFITENQLPLVVLNPLQTNLFRKAHTLRKSKTDKIDAKLISHMLHSGNFKLHSNVSYHLQELKSLTRHKSRIKENLSKYKISLVRVLDIMFPELADLVYSLNQKSTYALLRTFPSKDAIASAHLTKLTNVLRNNSKGRYGREKAMLIKKTAAASIGSDSRALSFELSQILLFIDMYANEISKIDAQIKVIMDDIQSPILSVPGISYGLGSVILAEIGDISRFESPSKLLAFAGLEPSTYQSGSYTASGMKMVKRGSSYLRWALLEAARLISIGNCQHSCRFSQIC; this comes from the coding sequence ATGATCTACGTCGGTATCGATGTTGCCAAAGACAAACATGACTGTTTTATCGTCTCATCAGAGGGCGAAATCATCAAAGATGTTTTTACGATCTCAAACAGCATCGAAGGTTTTAATTCTTTGCTACTTGCTATTCCTGATGTTCCAAAGGACAAAATAAGAGTGGGGTTGGAAGCAACTGGTCATTACAGCATTAATCTCATGAATTTTATCACCGAGAACCAACTACCCCTAGTCGTCCTTAATCCGCTTCAAACCAATCTTTTTAGAAAGGCTCACACCCTTAGAAAGAGTAAGACGGATAAAATCGATGCGAAACTCATTTCACACATGCTGCATTCAGGAAACTTCAAACTCCACTCAAATGTATCTTACCATCTTCAGGAGCTTAAGTCACTTACCAGACACAAATCAAGAATAAAAGAGAACCTTTCCAAATATAAAATTTCTCTAGTTAGAGTTCTGGATATCATGTTTCCCGAACTTGCAGACTTAGTTTATTCACTAAATCAAAAATCTACTTATGCACTTTTACGAACTTTCCCATCTAAAGATGCAATCGCTTCTGCTCATCTGACAAAACTGACAAATGTCCTTCGCAATAATTCTAAAGGAAGGTATGGCAGAGAAAAAGCCATGCTCATCAAGAAAACTGCGGCCGCATCTATTGGATCGGATAGTCGTGCTTTGTCTTTTGAATTGTCTCAGATTCTTTTGTTTATCGATATGTATGCCAATGAAATCAGCAAAATCGATGCGCAAATCAAAGTCATCATGGATGATATACAAAGCCCGATTCTCTCCGTTCCTGGTATATCCTATGGCCTGGGCTCTGTCATCCTGGCTGAAATCGGAGATATCTCCAGATTTGAATCTCCTTCAAAACTCTTGGCATTTGCCGGTCTGGAACCGTCAACCTACCAGTCTGGCAGTTACACTGCCAGTGGAATGAAAATGGTCAAACGGGGGTCTTCTTACCTTAGGTGGGCCCTTTTAGAAGCCGCTCGCTTAATCAGTATCGGTAATTGTCAACATAGTTGTCGCTTTTCTCAAATATGCTAG
- a CDS encoding NAD-dependent epimerase/dehydratase family protein codes for MKNILITGKNSYIGTSLEKWLMREPDKYKVDTIDMKDGSWEEKDFSQYDVVFHVAGIAHIKETSDNEALYYKVNRDLAYQTAQKAKQDGVEQFVFLSSMSVYGIESGSIEKNSPIKPNSAYGKSKIEAEELINKLQDNSFTVATLRPPMVYGKGCKGNYPRLARLALRTPIFPQIDNKRSMVYIDNLCEFVRQLINNRKSGLFFPQNAEYVNTSEMVRLISEAHDKRVQMTKLFNPLLRLLNVSIVNKVFGDLVYDMSMSEYESDYRVCGFRESIKRAETNYMKSR; via the coding sequence ATGAAAAATATATTAATCACTGGTAAGAACAGTTACATAGGTACATCTCTTGAGAAATGGCTCATGAGAGAACCTGATAAATATAAAGTAGATACGATAGATATGAAAGATGGGTCATGGGAAGAGAAGGATTTTTCTCAGTATGATGTTGTTTTTCATGTAGCTGGGATAGCTCATATAAAGGAAACAAGTGATAACGAGGCTCTTTACTATAAAGTGAATAGGGATTTGGCCTATCAAACAGCTCAAAAGGCGAAACAAGATGGTGTAGAGCAGTTTGTTTTTCTAAGTTCAATGAGTGTATATGGGATTGAGAGTGGCAGTATCGAGAAAAATTCACCGATTAAACCAAATAGTGCTTATGGGAAGTCAAAAATCGAAGCAGAAGAATTGATCAACAAGTTGCAGGATAATTCATTTACAGTTGCAACATTGAGGCCCCCAATGGTTTATGGAAAAGGATGCAAAGGAAATTATCCTAGATTAGCCAGACTAGCTCTTAGGACTCCAATATTTCCACAGATTGATAACAAGCGAAGTATGGTCTATATAGATAATTTATGTGAGTTTGTAAGGCAGCTTATTAATAACAGAAAAAGTGGACTTTTTTTCCCACAGAATGCTGAGTATGTGAATACCAGCGAGATGGTTAGGTTGATTTCCGAAGCGCATGACAAGCGAGTGCAAATGACTAAGTTGTTTAACCCCTTATTAAGGCTACTGAATGTAAGTATAGTGAATAAGGTGTTTGGTGACTTGGTTTATGACATGAGTATGTCGGAATATGAGAGTGATTATAGAGTTTGCGGGTTTAGAGAGTCAATTAAGCGTGCTGAGACCAACTATATGAAGTCAAGGTAA